TCCGTATCTGTTCATGCCATGCTCCTTGTCTTTGTCATCAATCGCAATCCGGCAGGTCGGACCAAATTGTTAGAGCAAAGGAAAACAGaatgaatattattattaaattgagaggAACTATAACTGAATAGGAATGAGAAAACTAGTTAGAAGAGACAAACTCTCTTCTGCCCAACAGGCGCTGACTCTAAATTAACAGAATCCTAGGCGGGGGGTTCTCTTGAAAAGAGAAGATCCCCTTTTATTCTGGTGAGTCCAGTGAAGAGGAGTAGAGGGCTCCTACTCCTAATCTAATATGAGTCCTGTGAACAGCATGACTCCTACTCCTAAGCTAATACCCCTAAATTAACCTTTAATCAAATAAGGAAATATATAGAGTGAGGCTGCAGCTAAACGAGCGCTCTTCCCTGTTGCGAATAAACTTGAGGTGTAACATATAGTCACTAAAATCAGATATGAGTCTATGAAACTTTTAGAATCTTGATGTAAGTAAGAAAACAACTGTAAGAACATGTCGTTCTTTGACCTTGTTGAATGTTCACTATAAAATTTCATTGTTAGCTGATTTTCTTTTCTCAAGAGAATTGCTTCAGCCATTATGAGTCTCTCTAATAGGGAAGATAACTGTGACAGATTTAATGAAATTAGATTCTGGAGGGCTCTTTCATTTCTATACTTAGTGATGTTCTTTTTTTGATGGGGGGAGTAGATAATTCAATACATCATGTGAAGTAGAATACAATATTTTGTATATGTAGTGGACATGGACCTAGCAacaattttctcattttttgggCTAAAGATGTAGTTAAACTTTGTATCAAACAGCTGTCTAAGTCATGCTACCCCTGGAGATTGCTCCAGATTTAGCCCTTGATTACAAGTTAATATGGTCTATCAATGATGACTACAGGGaagtgaaataaaaaaaaaactagatgTGGGTGAGTTAGTTTTGACAGCGCAAGTGATTTAGAAGTGTGCaacttttctttatcttttccTGATATTTTGATAGGTCGAAGTGCAAAAGAAGAAAAAGCCTGGCAAATCCTTGTATGCAAAATTTACCGACACAGGTATCAATCCACTAGAGGCTGCCAAGAGGCTGAACATGGATTGGGATTCAGCTGCTGAGATTGATGATGCTGAGATTGATGATGTGGAAGTGCcctctgctgtggttagtttTTTGCTCCTCTATATACTGAAAAGTCAGTTTTTACCCATCAAGCTTGATACTATAAAACGTTATCCAATTTCTCCACCACTAAAGTAACATGAAATTAAGGGTGGACGCCAAAATATGACTAGTGTTCTATGCCAATGGATGTAAATTGATGTCAACCAAACTGAATCAGCACTGTGCTTTGGCGCCTAAAATATAACTATTCAGCCAGCAGAGTGAACACCAAATAGCTATAACTATCGTTTCAttacttttatattatataaagattTATGAGTATTTCAGTTAGATACATGTCTGAAATGTTAAACATGTAATGCAAAAATTTTCTGGAAATTGTGTATTCCGGAAAATTCTTGAGTTGTGATGAAAGAAAAAGGAGTACATGTGTAGGGTCTCAATGAAATTGAAGAAAGCATTATGGAAAGTTTATATTTGTAGATCCTTTCTACGTCAATTTTGATTAtgctttttagtttttaatattCTTTTATTATAGTCAGTTTGTTGGATGAAGTGATTAAGAGAGGGGAAAGAATGTAAATGGTTAGGTAGTATGGTCGAGATTGCAGTTAATGCAAAAAGGCCattgtaattttaattgatttattagTTTTAGCTCTACAAGTCTCTACAAATGTCATTAGCAATATAaacattttaaataattattgattaatGTTTAACGTGTGAAATTACTCAAAATTTTCATGTAGATGACTGCTGCTCCCAGTTTTAAATAATAAGGGAAACTTGTGTTGTTTTGTCCTACTCTAAATAAACTAATTACCAACTTGTTATTGCAGGGATATGGAGCTCTTTACTTGATCACGGCATTTCCAGTCATTATTGGTATTTCTGTTGTGCTGATTCTGTTTTATAACTCTCTTCAGTAAATACTAGTGATTATGCATTTCAAAATGTTACCTGATCTGTATATTATAGTTTTTTATACTGGCTGATTAATGAAAATATAGATATTCAGTTTAATGTTGCTGACTTAAGTTCTTATTAGGTGGTGGTTTCTGTAATGAAGGATAGGAAATGGTTGTAAAGTAAAGGAATTTGTAAGGTAgaaatttgaataaaatatcATGGAATTAGAGTCAAAGGTTGATTTTGTTGTTTAAAACCCATGTTTCCCCTGCGTTGTGACGTGCACGTCCCCTCAAGTGTTGGGTATTTTAGAAAGATGTATTGAGCTTATAAATAATTGTATATATGCAAATGGGGAGAGTGAAGCAAATCTTTGTTAGACATGATGGTGTCCACGTTTTATACTTGATATAAGTAGGCCAAGTCTTGCGCCAAAGATGAGTCCCTCGGCTGCAACTATGGGTATGATTCAAGAATCTCCTAAAAAAACAGCCTTGGAGAAGAAGGAAAGCATTGAGAAGGAGAGGCAGATTTCTGTTGATCCAATATCTATGCAGCCCAAAACGGAGGTGACACTGTTGCCTCCCCCAGGAAAATTTGTAAGCTGCAGTCTCCCCAACTCGCCACGCTTTGAGTCGAGTTCTGCAAAGCATAAGAAGAAACACAAAAACCAGCCGTCGCCACTGACACGGCAGCAGTCGGTGGCCCTGGGCAATCTGGAGCGGCTGCGCATGCAGAGGAGCAAGTCATGCGGAGAAGGAAGGGTCTGCCAGCCATCCATTGATTTGGATCTGTGGCCCTCCTCCGCTGACAACGAGGCTGAGGAAGGCAAAACAAGAGGAGGCAAGGGCGATGGGGGCGGGGGCGAGGCCAAGGGCAAGAGCAAGGGAGAAGACAAGTTCAAATGCGGGGCGTGCTTGTTCCTCCCAGGCTTAGGCAAGGGAAAAGCAGTGCGAGCGCGCAAGGAGGTGGAAGAAGAACACGCAGACATAGTATCCCAAAGAGTGTCTCTGGAGAAATTCGAATGCGGGTCATGGAGATCATCAGCCATCATAAACTCCCAAGAAGATGGAGATTCTACCTCCAATCTCTTCTTTGATCTGCCTCTCGAGCTGATGCGATGTGCCAGTGTCAACGACGCTGAATCCCCAGTCACCACCGGATTTCTCTTTGATGCTGCTAATCGGAAAGGGGTTCCCAAAATTGGGAAATCCCACGAATCACGCCACGTTCGGTTTTCTACATCTTCACCCACTTCACCTTCACCTCGCCTCCGCAATCAAAGGGATGATGATTTCACTGCCTTCTTAGAGGCACAGAGCGCATAATAATTCCTTCCaacctctttctttttttgtttttattttccgataaattttgtttttcttttactATGTAGAGATATGTATCTATGTCATCAAATTGAAATGAAGGCCAACTTATTTGAATGcaatagtaataaataaaagaatacatACAACGTAACTATAGTCCTGTGTATAGGAAACGCTTGCAAAATGCATTAGTGTGGTCATTGGGTGGTTGTCTGCAAGACAGGGCCAATGGTTTTGAGTTCGAATCTCTTGACAGCTCCAGCGACCTGGCGCATTGTAGTATCCATAACATAAGGAACTCCATCAAGCGTGATTTGCGAGTCATTGAGAAATTGTTTGCAGGGTTCGCGGCGCTGGGCAATGGTCCCGTGATAGTGGAAGTAGCTAATACGGCCGTACGTGTCGTGCGTCGTCTTCCCCACCAAGCTCTGCGACATATGCACTCCAGTTGCAAACACGTTGCGCGGCTGCACCGCGTACTTTCTGTCCCTCCTACCTCTCTTCACATCCTTGTACACCAGCTTCTCGAATCCCCATTTCCTACACAAACACAACAATTAATGGAAGCCACCAGCTAGCgagatgaataattaattaattatacctAGAACGCTGGGGAGCGTCCTCGGAGAGGCAGAGGGTGCTGGACATGGGCATCTGCACCATGGTGAGCTGAGTGTATTTCGAGAGAGAATCCATGACGGCGTTGATAGTGCCTTTGGGGACAAATACGAATTCGTCCACATCAAAGAAGAAGATCCACTTGGCCGAAAACCGATAGCGGTGCAGGCAATCATTGAGCACCAGGAACTGATTGTGATAGTAACCGTCCAACTTCTCTTGGTCCCTCACGTCCTGCAGCGTCACGAATCCCTTTTCCATCCAGGGGCTCAGCACCGCCCTGAGTCCGTCGTGCACTCCGCCGGCGTCGTGTATCACAAAGTGGGACTTGGCCCCCAAGAGCCTCACGTGGTACGCCATCCACTCTCGCACTCTCTGCGGGCTCAGATTCCCGTACAGAGGCGATCCGCAATACAAATACTCGTAGGCCGGCGCCGATTCCCACTCCGCCTTGTAATCCTCCGGCCTCTCCTCCAACACCACAATCGTGTCGCTGCTGTTGATCCCGCCTCCTCCGTTGGTGGCCGCGTGTACCAGAAGCTGGCCTCCCGCCACCGCCGGACGGGGGAAAGTGCAGTTCACCACAACCACGGTGTAGACGCGGCCGTAGCCCCAATCGGGAAGGATCTTGTATCCGGCTGTGGAGATGCTCGTGTTGCCCGACACCCACTCGCACTCGTAGCTGGGCTTGCCGTAGACGTGGAGGGGCTTCGATGAGAGGCCCACCACGGCGAAACTGTGGGGGCCGCCTCGGTACGCCGACATCAGTATGAAGTTGTAAGCAGCCGAGCCGTAGGGGTTGAAAGCCCGCCTCACAACGCCGTCGCTGGAAATGTTGTCTCTGTTGATGTCCTGGAGGGCGGCGGGGGCCGACGAGGAATTCGAAAGGTCGGTGGGGGTGGAGAGGCAGCGGCGGAGATCGGAGGGGGAGAGGAGGAAGCGTGAAGGGAGGAATTGCAGGACGGTGGCGAGGGTGCAGAGGAAGAGGAGAGCGGTGAGGAAGAGTTTGAGCTCCGCTGCGCAGTTCCACGCCATTCCCACAAACATTCTCTTCTCATCTTTCTCTTTGTTAGCCGCCGCCACCATCTTCACCCGATCAACAATCTCTCGATCTCTTCTTTCTTCAGCTATTTCCTTGTGTGCTGGCTCTAGTAATATTCCCACTGGACTTTTAGGAAACTAAACCATTAGAATTGGTAAATGAATGACAGTTGCCATTTGGAATGATTAATATTCACAAACACAATTAGCAGTAATAATTAGTTGTGCGGTGCTCTGCGGTGCGCTGGTATCATAACATTCCCCGTAAAGGGAAGTAGATGCTCTTTGATTTACAATTCCAaaatcttttaattaattattcaaaagTTTTTGCTTTTTCCAGGGAAAGCTCGGTTCCATGTCCCCACACTCCTCCCTGTGTTTTGTTT
The genomic region above belongs to Salvia miltiorrhiza cultivar Shanhuang (shh) chromosome 5, IMPLAD_Smil_shh, whole genome shotgun sequence and contains:
- the LOC131026208 gene encoding uncharacterized protein LOC131026208 gives rise to the protein MSPSAATMGMIQESPKKTALEKKESIEKERQISVDPISMQPKTEVTLLPPPGKFVSCSLPNSPRFESSSAKHKKKHKNQPSPLTRQQSVALGNLERLRMQRSKSCGEGRVCQPSIDLDLWPSSADNEAEEGKTRGGKGDGGGGEAKGKSKGEDKFKCGACLFLPGLGKGKAVRARKEVEEEHADIVSQRVSLEKFECGSWRSSAIINSQEDGDSTSNLFFDLPLELMRCASVNDAESPVTTGFLFDAANRKGVPKIGKSHESRHVRFSTSSPTSPSPRLRNQRDDDFTAFLEAQSA
- the LOC131026206 gene encoding galactan beta-1,4-galactosyltransferase GALS3-like, which translates into the protein MVAAANKEKDEKRMFVGMAWNCAAELKLFLTALLFLCTLATVLQFLPSRFLLSPSDLRRCLSTPTDLSNSSSAPAALQDINRDNISSDGVVRRAFNPYGSAAYNFILMSAYRGGPHSFAVVGLSSKPLHVYGKPSYECEWVSGNTSISTAGYKILPDWGYGRVYTVVVVNCTFPRPAVAGGQLLVHAATNGGGGINSSDTIVVLEERPEDYKAEWESAPAYEYLYCGSPLYGNLSPQRVREWMAYHVRLLGAKSHFVIHDAGGVHDGLRAVLSPWMEKGFVTLQDVRDQEKLDGYYHNQFLVLNDCLHRYRFSAKWIFFFDVDEFVFVPKGTINAVMDSLSKYTQLTMVQMPMSSTLCLSEDAPQRSRKWGFEKLVYKDVKRGRRDRKYAVQPRNVFATGVHMSQSLVGKTTHDTYGRISYFHYHGTIAQRREPCKQFLNDSQITLDGVPYVMDTTMRQVAGAVKRFELKTIGPVLQTTTQ